Proteins encoded together in one Kutzneria kofuensis window:
- the wzt gene encoding galactan export ABC transporter ATP-binding subunit Wzt/RfbE produces the protein MVSIDVWNASVDFPIFDAKTRSLKKAVLGKAGGRIGTENRVPIIEALRDITLSLKHGDRVALVGHNGAGKSTLLRMLAGIYEPTRGSARINGRVAPVFDLGVGMDPELSGYENIIIRGLFLGMTRKEMEKRMDDIADFSELGNYLSMPIRTYSTGMRVRLALGVVTSIDPEILILDEGIGAVDAAFLDKARTRLNDLVRRSGLLVFASHSDEFLMELCNTAIWMDHGQMKMQGGLREVLTAYKGRDPFEHMSQETLERLGLAGDPVLPNGESA, from the coding sequence ATGGTCAGCATCGACGTCTGGAACGCCTCGGTCGACTTCCCCATCTTCGACGCCAAGACGCGCTCGTTGAAGAAGGCGGTGCTCGGCAAGGCGGGCGGCCGGATCGGCACCGAGAACCGGGTGCCGATCATCGAGGCGCTGCGTGACATCACGCTGTCGCTCAAGCACGGCGACCGGGTGGCCCTGGTCGGCCACAACGGCGCCGGCAAGTCCACGCTGCTGCGCATGCTCGCCGGCATCTACGAGCCCACCCGCGGCTCGGCGCGGATCAACGGCCGGGTCGCCCCGGTGTTCGACCTCGGCGTCGGCATGGACCCCGAGCTGTCGGGCTACGAGAACATCATCATCCGCGGTCTCTTCCTTGGCATGACCCGCAAGGAGATGGAGAAGCGGATGGACGACATCGCCGACTTCTCCGAGCTGGGCAACTACCTGTCGATGCCGATCCGCACCTACTCGACGGGTATGCGGGTCCGGTTGGCGCTGGGCGTGGTGACCTCCATCGACCCGGAGATCCTGATCCTGGACGAGGGCATCGGCGCGGTCGACGCGGCCTTCCTGGACAAGGCCCGGACCCGGCTCAACGACCTGGTGCGCCGCTCCGGCCTGCTGGTGTTCGCATCGCACTCGGACGAGTTCCTGATGGAGCTGTGCAACACGGCGATCTGGATGGACCACGGCCAGATGAAGATGCAGGGCGGGCTGCGCGAGGTGCTCACCGCGTACAAGGGCCGCGACCCGTTCGAGCACATGTCCCAGGAGACGCTGGAGCGGCTGGGTCTGGCCGGCGACCCGGTGCTGCCGAACGGTGAGTCGGCATGA
- the glfT1 gene encoding galactofuranosyltransferase GlfT1, translating to MSSRRLPKGAVVAVIVTHNRRELLANSLKVMAAQTKPIAHLVVVDNDPEHPAKELVESCGIPTTYLLSQRNLGGAGGFALGMLHALSLGADWVWLADDDGRPADENVLQILFEEATKRRLAAISPVVADIDDPDKLAFPLRRGLTWKRDAGELGDDFLPGIASLFNGALFKAEALDVVGVPDYRLFFRGDEVEVHRRLVRSGLPFGTSLRTQYLHPNGSGEFKPMLGGRFHAQDPENEVKRYYTYRNRGYLLSQPGLRHLGLLEVARFGLYFLTVRKDPKLFAQWLKLVLQGRHERFYRR from the coding sequence ATGAGCTCCCGGCGCCTGCCCAAGGGCGCGGTGGTCGCGGTCATCGTCACGCACAACCGGCGTGAGCTGCTGGCCAACTCGCTGAAGGTGATGGCGGCCCAGACCAAGCCGATCGCGCACCTGGTCGTGGTGGACAACGACCCGGAGCACCCGGCCAAGGAGCTGGTGGAGTCCTGCGGGATCCCCACCACCTACCTGCTGTCGCAGCGCAACCTGGGCGGGGCCGGCGGCTTCGCGCTGGGCATGCTGCACGCCCTGTCGCTGGGCGCGGACTGGGTGTGGCTGGCCGACGACGACGGCCGGCCCGCCGACGAGAACGTGCTGCAGATCCTGTTCGAGGAGGCGACCAAGCGCCGGCTGGCCGCCATCTCGCCGGTGGTCGCCGACATCGACGACCCGGACAAGCTGGCCTTCCCGCTGCGCCGCGGCCTGACCTGGAAGCGCGACGCCGGCGAGCTCGGCGACGACTTCCTGCCCGGCATCGCCTCGCTGTTCAACGGCGCGCTGTTCAAGGCCGAGGCGCTCGACGTGGTCGGCGTGCCGGACTACCGGCTGTTCTTCCGCGGCGACGAGGTCGAGGTGCACCGCCGCCTGGTGCGCAGCGGGCTGCCGTTCGGCACCAGCCTGCGCACCCAGTACCTGCACCCCAACGGCAGCGGCGAGTTCAAGCCGATGCTGGGCGGCCGGTTCCACGCGCAGGACCCGGAGAACGAGGTCAAGCGCTACTACACGTACCGCAATCGCGGCTACCTGCTGTCCCAGCCGGGGCTGCGCCACCTCGGCCTGCTCGAGGTGGCCCGGTTCGGGCTGTACTTCCTGACCGTGCGCAAGGACCCGAAGCTGTTCGCGCAGTGGCTCAAGTTGGTCCTCCAGGGCCGGCACGAGCGCTTCTACCGCAGGTAG